TTCTGTACTTAGTTAAAAATAGACATTCACCACATTTGTTTTCAAtccattctttttttccccaacatttttgaaataggTTCTGTTATGAGGGTGTGTTGATTAATTCAAACAACGCATCTCCTTTTGGGGGTGAAATTGAccctttaaattcaaattttcatcctaaaactacattaaaattattttttttcttaacaatttATACAATTTTACAACAGGAAACGTGAACAAGAAgcatgtgtacgtgtgtatgcgtgtatgtgtgtgtggtttcttgctccaaaaattattgaaatatttttcacgtgtttttaaactttcaaacaGGTCAATTTTacccacaacaaaacaacaaacctgttgtgtttttttaggttatCATGCCAGGGTATTGTGTACAAGGAACAATCGGTCACAAGATCCTAAATGGCCAGAGGAAACTGGAGATGGAGGGGAGAGCAACAGTaagatttctttatttcttcatcTGTGTTGGTGATagttactgttattttttatgaaatcttTTCTTCCATCTCAGCAGAAGTCTTCAAATGCAGAACAGTTAAACAATTTTGGACAATATGCTCATTCGCTTTCTTTTCAGGAGTAATACGAGacgattgataccactctcatatctaACTGTTGCACCTTTACGGTCGTCTCTCCCTGTTATTCCTCCAGTGTTCAGTTTTCAGGAGGTTTCCagcaggagctgaattatccacagggataaaacaaacagatcagatcattaaaactgataaaaacactgaatacagcagcttcatgttaaaaaatttttttttttttacatgttgccTTTAAATTGTGTACAAATGAGTTATGACGTGCTTATTATTGACATtgagacagagccaggctaactGCTTAACCATCTCCTTTCTTCACcttcatatttaacaaaaaggaGATCAGAGAAACAACAGAGATGATGATCTTTCCATCAAACCCTCTTAAAAAAGCCAATAAGAGTATTTTCCGAAATAATCaaattcaacttttaaaaaaaggacaaaaaacgtGAAATTGTTCTGCATGTGACAAACAATTCTGACACATAATGATTGACTTgatttttctgtgattgttCCAGCTGGATGTGAAGCTGCAGGTGGAGTACATGTCCTTCAGTGCTCACGCAGATGCAAAGGGCATCATGCAGCTCATTCGGATGGCAGAGCCTCGAAACATGCTGCTGGTGCACGGGGAGGCAGTGAAAATGGAGTTCCTAAAGGGCAAGATTGAACAGGAGTTCAGTACGTACAGTCATGATGTCCGGCTCATTTGTATCTGCTCCCCTCCAGTTTAACCACGGGCGCAAGGCGTTTCTCTGGCTTTACAGACTTTTATTACACAAACATGCGTTCACACGTTCTCAATCATGCTGTGagaactaaaaacacacaaaatcacaagaAAAGATGATCAATACAAAACATCTCAAAGGAATTTTCTTACAAATGTCGCTACTTCATTAGCATAAATAAGCTCAACTTTGCTGCTACAACTTAAAGAAGAGAACAGAAACGGCGTTGAGCGTCTTCACAGCTcgtaatttcattttcataattcaTCTTCTACAATGTGAGTTCGGCTCTAAAGGAAGGGTGCCGAAACACagtaaaggaaaggaaaggaaatgtaTCAGCTCCAGTAATTCAGCACACAGGTCCTTCCAGAGacgtatatttttatttatatattttattgatatttatgctctttttaaaatgatatttgcAGTAATTGTTAAATAGTTTTTAATGTAAGTTTTAATTCTAAgcaaaaatc
The sequence above is drawn from the Plectropomus leopardus isolate mb unplaced genomic scaffold, YSFRI_Pleo_2.0 unplaced_scaffold11451, whole genome shotgun sequence genome and encodes:
- the LOC121963492 gene encoding integrator complex subunit 11-like — its product is MPGYCVQGTIGHKILNGQRKLEMEGRATLDVKLQVEYMSFSAHADAKGIMQLIRMAEPRNMLLVHGEAVKMEFLKGKIEQEF